GCCTTGATGAAGAGCCGACTAGAAGCGCAAGCATTTGGGATATTACCTGTGATAGCGATGGCGAAATTTCGTATTCTAAGGACAATCCTTTGTTTTTGCATGATGTTGATGTGGAAAAAGAAAATTATTTTCTAGGCTTTTTCTTAGTGGGCGCTTATCAAGAAGTGCTTGGAATGAAGCATAATCTTTTCACCCATCCTACTGAAGCCATTATTAGCATTAATGATAAAGGTTATGAGATTGAAAGCATCATTGAAGCTCAGTCCATACTTGATACTTTAGAGGATTTAGACTATGATATACACGCGATTATGGACATTTTAAATGAAAGAATTTCAAACTCAAATTTAGTCAATGAAAAGCAGAAAAAACACATTTTGGGCGAACTTTATCTTTTCTTAAATGATAATGGTTATCTAAAAAGCATTGATGGGAAAGAGAGTTGAAATTTAATTTAAGCGGTTTTAAAAACCGCTTTTAAGCTTAGTATTGATTAAATTCATAAGTGAAAGTTCCACCATCAGTTACAAGATCTATTCTTAAAATTTGTTGCAATGAACAATTTGAAGAAAATTTTCTTTTCTCTCCAAAAGGAATGACTTTATTTAAAGCATCAGCTCTATCCTTTTTGTGAAATAATGTTCTATCTTTTTTACTCATTTTATTAAATTCTTCCAAAACTTCCTTTTCATTATTGCTAAAAACTGGAAAAAAATTCTTGACCAAAAAATAACCCTCTTTTTTTATTTTATTATTTTCACTACCCTCAAAACTGATTACATCTTTCTTCAAACGACTACTATACCAAGGTCGATTTAAATCTTCTTTTATTTCTTTTTTAGCTTTTTGTATTAGTTTATCTTTTTGCGTCTCAACTTTTTTTATAACTTCATCTTTGCTATAACCTTCAACAGAAAATAAAACATCTTGTATGTTTTGACTTATTTCTTTTATATCTCCTCTTTTTTCCTTAATTATAACTTTATAATTCTAAATAATTGTTAGCACCTGTAAGATTTAGTTGCAAATAATGAATTTTATCATCTATTTCATAAGAATCAAAAGCATATTTTACTTTATGCTTTTCATAGTAGTCCTTTACCAGTTGTTTATATTCTTCACCTATAACATAATCATACTTATATAAACCGCAATTTCCTTGATTAATAATAACATCTTCTACAATAGTATTATTATCTTTAGATTGAACCATTATATTTGTTTTTGCTGCACCAGATCCATTTTGGTAAAAAATAGTAAATAATTCCACTGTCGGAGCTTCTATCTTTTCTCCGCAACCACCCAAAAACGCAGCCAAAGCTAAAGCCCCCACAAATTTAAAACCCATTTTTTTCATTTTTTCCTTTCAAACAAAATTTAAATAAAGATAAAATCATATCCCCCCCCCTCTATTAAAAAATGCTTAAATAATAAATTTATAGAAATTTTTGATAAAATTAAACTTTTTGCAAACCAACCACAAGGAAAAAAATGAACCTTTTTAGTATCATCAAAGAAGACTTTTCGCAACCTAAAATTCAAGATCCGGCGTATAATTCTTTCATAGAGCTTTTTTTTAATTATCCAGGCGTTTGGGCAGTGGTAAATTACCGTTTTGCGCACTTTTTTTATCAAAAAAATTTCAAACGCCTAGCAAGGATTATCAGCGGAATTTCACAGTTTTTAACCGGAGTTGATTTACACCCCGAAGCAAGTCTTGGAAGGCGCGTATTTATCGATCATGCAAACGGTGTTGTTATAGGACAAACCACCATTATAGAAGATGATGTGCTCATTTATCAAGGCGTAACCTTAGGTGGGACAAGTCTTGAAAAAGGCATCAAGCGCCACCCTACCATCAAAAAAGGTGTTATTATAGGCTCAGGTGCAAAAGTGCTTGGAAATATCACCATAGGAGAATACGCAAAAATAGGCTCAAACGCCGTAGTGGTAAAAGATGTCGGCGCGAATTTAACCGCAGTTGGAATTCCTGCGCGTATTGTGGAAGAAATCAAAAAACCCCAAAAATCTCGTGCTATTGATGCGCTTTGTGAAGATAGGCTAGAAAAATTTGAAAAGAAAATCGCAGAGCTTGAAAATTTGATTTTAGAATTAAAACACAATGCGTAATTTTGCTATTTTTGATAATCAAATTTATTATGATTTAAAATGCATCTTAAAAGCAAAAAATCAAAAAGAAAGCAAAAAATGCTTTAAAATTTTACAAAAATACAAGCACAAATTCTTTTTTATTTGCGTGATTGATTATGAATTTTACGAGTATTTAGAAGATAAAAATTACAAAAGCAAAGAAGAATATTTGAAATTTTTTGTTTATAGAAAAAGAAAGCCTTTTAAACCTTTAGAAATAGACGATGAAAGTTTTTTACCTTCTTTTAAAAGCAACTTAGATTTTAAAGAGTATGAAAAGAATTTCGCTCTAGTAAAAAAAGCTATTGCTAAGGGGCAAAGTTATCAGATTAACCTTACTCAAAGTTTTGATTTTGAAAGCAAACTTGATGGTTTTTCTTTGTTTAATCTTTTATCAAAAAGACAAGATACCGAATTTAAAGCTTTTATTAAAGATGAGAAAAAAGAAATTCTCTCCTTTTCACCGGAATTATTTTTCAAAACAAGCAAAAGAAATATCATCACAAAGCCTATGAAAGGTACTGTCAAAAGAGATGAAAATCCTAAAAAAGATGAAGAAAACAAACTTTTTTTAAAAAATGACAGCAAAAATTTAAGCGAAAATGTAATGATAGCCGATCTTTTACGAAACGATCTTTCAAAACTCATCAAAAAAGAAAGTATGAAAACAAGGCTTTTTAAGATCCAAAGCCACCCTACTTTACACCAAATGACTTCCACTATAAAAGGCAAACTCAAAAAAAATACAACTTATTATAAAATCTTTAAAGCCCTATTTCCAAGCGGTTCTATCACAGGCGCCCCAAAGATTGAAAGTATAAAACTCATAAAAGATTTAGAAAAAAGACAAAGAGGGATTTATTGTGGTGCCATAGGACTCGTGCATAAAAAAAAGAGTAAATTTAGTGTAGCCATTCGCACCATAGAAAAAGAAAAAGTTTATAAATACAGCGTTGGAAGTGGCTTGGTGTGGGATTCTAA
This genomic interval from Campylobacter sp. CCS1377 contains the following:
- the cysE gene encoding serine O-acetyltransferase, whose protein sequence is MNLFSIIKEDFSQPKIQDPAYNSFIELFFNYPGVWAVVNYRFAHFFYQKNFKRLARIISGISQFLTGVDLHPEASLGRRVFIDHANGVVIGQTTIIEDDVLIYQGVTLGGTSLEKGIKRHPTIKKGVIIGSGAKVLGNITIGEYAKIGSNAVVVKDVGANLTAVGIPARIVEEIKKPQKSRAIDALCEDRLEKFEKKIAELENLILELKHNA
- a CDS encoding bifunctional anthranilate synthase component I family protein/aminotransferase class IV, which translates into the protein MRNFAIFDNQIYYDLKCILKAKNQKESKKCFKILQKYKHKFFFICVIDYEFYEYLEDKNYKSKEEYLKFFVYRKRKPFKPLEIDDESFLPSFKSNLDFKEYEKNFALVKKAIAKGQSYQINLTQSFDFESKLDGFSLFNLLSKRQDTEFKAFIKDEKKEILSFSPELFFKTSKRNIITKPMKGTVKRDENPKKDEENKLFLKNDSKNLSENVMIADLLRNDLSKLIKKESMKTRLFKIQSHPTLHQMTSTIKGKLKKNTTYYKIFKALFPSGSITGAPKIESIKLIKDLEKRQRGIYCGAIGLVHKKKSKFSVAIRTIEKEKVYKYSVGSGLVWDSKLNEEFEELKLKASFLMPKDFYLFETMYYKNGFILFFKEHLQRLLNSAFKLGFNTEKLNHKFESILNKNTNFDEFKNLSLEKLNQKLFDEKHSLFYKFKLNAPKKALIKIILEKSGDFKISTTSLTEQTSDLLLLSDEKLNSCSDFLYHKTSLRKIYDEKSFLWKENQCFDIAFFNQKDELCEGSRSNIIIKKDDIFYTPTLQSGLLNGIYRQFLLDLNLVKEKTLFKEDLINADEIYCINSVRGLKKVKLK